A genome region from Planifilum fimeticola includes the following:
- a CDS encoding RNA polymerase sigma factor, with amino-acid sequence MSSKTDVSNSRKFVTDEFMERIQQHRRYLYHIAYRLTGNSEDAKDLTQETIWQAHRKSSKYVYEKSLKAWLRTMMTNLFRDLKRKKSLKLVALEDAFIHSEPPLSVGTQSVEEQVENRLLLERVKEEIRDLPEIYRRVIILRHFHSLSYSEISEQLDIPEGTVKTQLFRARKMLKERLTKNG; translated from the coding sequence ATGAGTTCCAAAACGGATGTATCCAACAGTAGAAAGTTTGTGACGGATGAATTTATGGAGCGGATTCAACAGCACCGGCGATATCTGTATCACATCGCCTATCGGTTGACCGGAAACTCGGAGGATGCCAAGGATCTGACGCAGGAGACCATTTGGCAGGCTCACCGGAAGTCGAGCAAGTATGTCTATGAAAAATCGCTGAAGGCCTGGCTCCGAACGATGATGACCAACTTGTTCCGGGACCTGAAGCGAAAAAAAAGTTTGAAACTGGTAGCGCTGGAAGACGCGTTTATACATTCAGAACCTCCTCTCTCGGTGGGCACCCAATCCGTTGAGGAGCAGGTGGAAAACCGTCTCCTTCTGGAGCGGGTGAAGGAGGAGATTCGCGATTTGCCTGAAATTTACCGCCGTGTCATTATTTTACGTCATTTCCATTCTCTTTCCTATTCGGAGATCAGCGAACAACTGGATATTCCCGAGGGAACGGTGAAGACCCAGCTGTTCCGCGCGCGGAAGATGCTGAAGGAACGATTGACCAAGAATGGTTGA
- a CDS encoding EamA family transporter has product MNKEILYALLAALSFGIAPLFEKLGLARTDPTVALFIRAFITTVFTLGFLLASGNIAAFSKTDLRSVIYVILGGVFGVLFAQYFYFRALEHGEVGRVMPIVGSFPVIAFFFSVLVFGEAVTFTKLAGIVLVVVGVILLGNQS; this is encoded by the coding sequence ATGAACAAAGAAATTCTGTATGCACTGCTGGCGGCCCTCAGTTTCGGGATCGCTCCCTTGTTTGAGAAGTTGGGACTTGCCCGCACGGACCCGACGGTCGCGCTGTTTATCCGGGCGTTTATCACCACGGTGTTCACCCTCGGTTTCCTGTTGGCCTCCGGGAACATCGCCGCCTTCTCGAAAACCGACCTCCGATCCGTGATCTATGTCATCCTGGGAGGCGTATTCGGCGTCCTGTTTGCCCAGTATTTCTACTTCAGGGCGCTGGAGCACGGGGAAGTGGGGCGGGTGATGCCCATTGTCGGCAGTTTTCCGGTCATCGCCTTCTTCTTTTCCGTCCTTGTTTTCGGAGAGGCGGTCACTTTCACGAAATTGGCGGGGATTGTCCTCGTGGTCGTCGGGGTCATATTGCTGGGGAACCAATCATAA
- the ytxJ gene encoding bacillithiol system redox-active protein YtxJ yields MEDEILPITSVEQLENLLRDQRKRGGRLLLFKHSTACPISASAFEEVRAFSREKPAALEMAMVLVIEHRAVSNAIADRFGVQHQSPQVLLIEGDRVRWHTSHWNITRDHLLEAVADKP; encoded by the coding sequence ATGGAAGACGAAATTCTTCCCATCACGTCGGTTGAACAACTGGAGAACCTGCTCCGGGATCAGCGGAAACGCGGGGGTCGATTGCTGCTGTTTAAACACAGTACAGCCTGTCCCATCAGCGCTTCCGCCTTCGAGGAAGTGCGCGCCTTCTCCCGGGAAAAACCGGCGGCGCTGGAGATGGCGATGGTGTTGGTGATCGAGCACCGCGCGGTTTCCAATGCGATCGCGGACCGGTTCGGCGTGCAACACCAGTCGCCTCAGGTTCTTCTGATCGAGGGTGACCGCGTAAGATGGCATACTTCCCATTGGAACATTACCCGGGACCATTTGTTGGAGGCTGTCGCGGACAAGCCTTAG